In Bombyx mori chromosome 11, ASM3026992v2, one genomic interval encodes:
- the LOC101745977 gene encoding dynein intermediate chain 3, ciliary: MEKPEKTEFVYEYTRRRRDFGKQTLFEDYGPIMTVSIVSNQALYNNYILRNPVHVGIQNTGTMSEHWVNSVRAEYTSSGINHVEGGWPKDINMNDPEAVQRYRRKIEKDDAYIHAVMHLGHGMEHNILQNNAIDMFESYYSDVPEIPPVEKSSCHTVNVYREPGARRPVRSLSWQADGGARFAAAHADVELMRSCRSSQFSYIWDIENANAPELVIKPPQPLLDLQYNPRDQHILVGGMMNGQVGWWDVRKGGDPAGLCLPHVAHRDIVRNVLFINSKIGAEFFSSSPDGVVKWWDTRNMSEPTDSMIIDIVKSATDTQNIDNAIGISALEYEPTIPTRFMVGTETGLVIGGNRKGKNPLEKLPSKYEAHLGPVYALQRNPTFLKNFLTVGDWTARVWSEDCRESSILWTYSHRTNLTDGAWNPIRFSLMLVTQWDGCLSCWDLLRRRSAPIVTAQLCDEPLLRLRPHEGGLLVACGSSKGTVYLAELSQNLGTADKNDKQLLTHIFDRENKRERILEARMRELKLKMRQDRDGGPQNQENDASTNDRDLEEATAEYVQTISDLQAQQKSQSN; encoded by the exons ATGGAAAAACCAGAGAAAACTGAATTTGTTTATGAATACACAAGAAGAAGACGTGATTTTGGAAAACAAACATTATTCGAAGACTATGGACCAATTATGACGGTTAGCATTGTCAGCAATCAAGCTCTTTATAACAATTACATTCTCAGGAATCCCGTGCATGTCGGAATCCAAAATACCGGCACAATGTCCGAACACTGGGTTAATTCAGTCAG AGCTGAGTACACCAGTTCTGGTATAAATCACGTGGAAGGCGGATGGCCTAAAGATATAAACATGAACGACCCCGAAGCTGTTCAGCGCTACCGTCGTAAAATTGAAAAAGACGACGCATATATTCACGCTGTTATGCATTTAGGTCAT GGTATGGAACACAACATACTTCAGAACAACGCTATAGATATGTTCGAGTCTTATTACTCTGATGTTCCCGAAATACCTCCGGTCGAGAAGAGTAGTTGTCACACTGTGAACGTCTACCGAGAGCCTGGAGCCAGGAGGCCCGTTCGGTCGTTGTCGTGGCAAGCCGACGGCGGAGCAAGATTTGCAGCTGCTCATGCTGACGTCGAATTAATGAGAAGCTGTCGAAGCTCACAGTTTTCTTACATTTGGGATATTG AGAATGCAAACGCCCCGGAATTGGTAATAAAGCCGCCACAGCCGTTATTAGATTTGCAGTACAACCCTCGCGACCAACATATTCTTGTAGGGGGGATGATGAACGGGCAG gtTGGTTGGTGGGATGTTCGGAAAGGCGGGGATCCAGCTGGCCTATGTCTTCCGCACGTAGCACATCGTGATATAGTTCGTAATGTTCTGTTTATCAACTCGAAAATCGGAGCAGAATTCTTCTCCTCGTCGCCCGACGGGGTTGTGAAATG GTGGGATACGCGAAATATGAGTGAACCGACTGATTCAATGATTATCGACATTGTAAAATCTGCAACAGACACGCAAAATATCGACAATGCCATCGGAATCTCAGCTCTTGAGTACGAACCAACAATACCAACTAG ATTTATGGTTGGCACTGAAACTGGTTTGGTCATCGGAGGAAATCGTAAAGGAAAAAATCCCTTAGAAAAACTTCCCTCTAAA TACGAAGCTCACTTGGGACCGGTTTACGCTCTTCAGAGAAACCCAACATTCCTCAAGAATTTCTTAACAGTGGGCGATTGGACAGCTCGGGTTTGGAGCGAGGATTGCAGGGAGTCCTCTATTTTGTGGACATATTCGCATCGCACGAACCTGACTGATGGCGCATGGAATCCCATTAG GTTTTCTTTAATGCTTGTGACTCAGTGGGACGGATGCCTGTCCTGTTGGGACTTGCTGAGGAGACGCAGCGCGCCCATTGTTACTGCGCAGCTTTGCGACGAGCCCTTACTGCGCCTTCGACCACACGAGGGG GGACTCCTGGTCGCTTGCGGTAGCAGCAAAGGCACTGTATACCTAGCAGAACTGTCACAAAATCTCGGAACAGCTGACAAGAACGACAAACAATTGTTGACACAC ATCTTCGACAGAGAAAATAAACGCGAACGTATACTTGAAGCACGTATGAGAGAGCTCAAGTTAAAAATGAGACAAGACCGCGACGGCGGGCCGCAGAACCAGGAGAACGACGCTTCGACAAACGACAGGGATTTAGAGGAAGCGACTGCCGAGTACGTGCAGACTATAAGCGACTTACAAGCTCAACAAAAGTCCCAATCCAATTAA